The nucleotide window ACTTGCGGGACAAAGCCACCTGGATGCTGGCAGGGCCCCAGGGGATGAAGTTGGCCAACTTCCTCTCCCGGATCCGCTGCAGACTCTTGTGAACCTGGTGGGATGAGAACAGCGAGGGGCAGTAGGGTGAGGGACAAACAGCTTGGCTGCAGCagacccaggagctgctcctcaaaGGAGGCACAGCCATAGGAATGTGGATTTCAGCAGGACTGCAGCCTTTCTGTGAGGCCAGACCCAAACAGGAGCAATCTGAAGCCAGCACTGCCTAACCTCACCCCAGAATCCCTGCACCGTGGCCACCCCATGGCCATCAGTACCTGAACAGCCATGGGAACTCACCTGTGTAGGATCCACCTCCCCCTGGATGATGTTGAGGATGGCAATGTAGCAGTGGTTGGTCTGCCTGTCTCGCCCTGTGGACACCATCACGTTTTTAGGCTGCAGCAACCTTCTCATCACATCCAGGACTGTGGTTTTCCTCACACTGGCCACCTGCACAGGCCAGCCAAGGGTCAGAGGGAGCAggtgtgctgctccctgctctcctgctgcctggtaCATACACAGGAGCAGGGGGCAGCTGGACAGAGATGCCCCCACCCCAGGGATGGAGTCACATGCAAAGCCACATGCAGGACAGGGAAATCCCAACACCACAcaacaggcacagccaggccaAGAAATGGACTGTTGGTAGAGGCTCCAGCGTGGGGGTATCTGGcccccaccctgcagcacaccaggggctggggggtgaAGCCCAGCTGagaatggagggacaggaacCTGTTTTATGTTGTTGCTGTCAAACATAGGTCCTGTCCCACTGCCAGGGAGGGAGCAGTGGGGGTTCAATAGGAAAGGGGTTCCCCACTGCATGTCGTCCCTGCcttgcccagctctgagccatgGGCAGTCTGGCCACTGCCctccctgagtgctgctgtggctttgccCAGCTGCTACTGGCCAGGGGGTCcccagccagggccagcaccCAGACTGCCCATagcagggacagctgggtgAGATGGCAGCCCCCTCCTGCACTGGTTGAGCCATTGGCTGAGCCCTGTCTGCACTCCTCCCTTGGAGGACAGATCACACACCGATACCCTTTTCAGAGCCAGCAGTTTTTCAGATTTGCTTCTCTGAGAAACATCCTGAGGAAATGCACATagggagaggagaagagcaGCTGTTAGTTCCTTCCGGACCACAGTGGGCCACTGCAGGTGAGCACCTCCCGAAACAGAACTGCCCCAATGGcaccaggagggctgggggacactggTTAGGGACAAGCCAAACACAAGGAGCAGCACTTGAAGTGCAGAGGGGTGGCAAATTCACTCTCAGATTGAGCTTCAGAAGGGGCTGACACCTGTAGCCCACCATCAGTGACAATGAGCATTAGTGTTTGGACCCAAATTGCCAAAGCCAGTAAATGGCTCGCGGGGGTGGCAGGACTGGCAGGGCCACTCTCCTGGCCTTGCTCTCATCACTGCTAAGGGTGGCTTTCCCCAGTCCTGGCCACAATGATCTCGACAGCCACCCTGATGCATGCAGCAGGTAACCTGGCACAGGCACAACTGCCTGCTCACGTCTGATTCACTGCACATGCAGCAGTCACGTGGTGTGAGCACatgggctgggatttgggatgtgcGGTGACAGCTCACACCGAGACAGGGCTGACAGATGCTGCAAGGTGAGTGTGGCAGCTTCTCTGCCCttgggggtgggaaggagagcctggggctgccttACCGACTGGTCGGTGGTGAGTGGCGTGTACCCCGTCATGAGGAAGTGCAGCCGGGGCGTGGGGATCAGCGAGGCTATCAGCCCAATGAGGTCATTGTTCATGTACCCGGGATACCTGAGTGTGGTGGTGCTGGCAGACATGATGGTGGAGACCTAGGGGAGAGAACAGGGTCAGCAGAGGGTCACAGAGCGTGTCAAAACCTGCCTCACGCAGACATGCCAAGGGAACCTGGAGTGCCTGGAAGGGCACAGGACCCTTGCTCACAGCTCCTGGGTGCCCACCACTGAGCCCAGCCCATGAAGCACGTTCAGACTCAACTGAACACAGCAGGGAAACCCCATGCTGGCTTCTCCTGAGAGAAAAGTTCTTCTCACCAGCTGGTTGATCTGCGAGAATGACGGGTTCTGAATGTGCAGCCGGTCTGTCGCGATCCGATTCAAGGCTGTGTTGTCCAGAACCACCTGCAAGAGAAACCTGACTCTGTGAAGGGCCCCTGAGGCAGCTAAGGAAGGGCAGTCCTGGCCATGTGTCCCAGGGCACTGGTGGTCCAGCACAGGCCTCGAGTGAAGCCCTCTGCACAAGTGTCAGACACTTGAAACCACAAGCTGACTCATCCGTGGCACGTAACTGACACCGTCAATGGaacctctcccctccctcctggctgtgctccccaTGCTCTCCCAAAGAGTTCTGCTCCTGGGCCATCACTGCACAGCAGTGTcagttccagcagctccagtgcaaCTGCTCCTCCACTGCCTCATGCAGGAACCAGCTGCAGGGGATAAGACCTGACCAAAGGCCTTGGTCAGGCTGAAGGTGCTGCGTGGCTGGGGATGTTGTGGCTGCTGCAAATGACACAAGTGTTGTGttcaggcaggggctgcagcacagctacACAAAGGAAGCACAGCCAAGTCCTCACTGCTTTGAGAAGATCTGCTGGATCCAAGGCAGAAatgccaggcagctctgcaggtgttAGCACCAGTGGGGGTCCCTGGGGCCACATCTGCTTGGCCCTTTTGTTTGGGGCGTGTTCATTGCTGCACCTGGGCTCACAGGCACACAGTGCTAGCCCCAAGATGGGCTGCAGTTctgagctgtggggacagggccttttcctcagggctggctgcaccACGGGCCTCTTACCACACAGTCAGCATTCTGGGTCAGCCTCTTCAGTGTCAGCAGAGAGTTGTACGGCTGGACTACAACATCACTCATCTCATCCTGGTTTGGGAACACTGAGTAGGTCTCCACCAGTTTCTTGGGATACCTAGTGAGAAGTGCAGCATCTTAAGAGTTAATACCATCAAGCTGCACTCTCTCCTCCCACAAGCTGCCTTAGCAGTCTCCAGGGCTCAGGACAGGGTGAGTCACCAAAGCTGTAGCCAGAGTGGCTCCCAGGGAGAGAATGTGTCCCAGCAATGCCTACCCCAGCAGCATAGGAGCAGGCTGCCAAAGGAGCTACAAGGAGGCTGAGCCATCCACAAGGCTGATTAAGCAGCTGCTCACAAGTCTTTCCAAGAGGATGCAAGCTCAAACAGGCCAGGATGGCAGCTCACAGCCTTCAGTCAGAGCCTCCCACCCTCCCCTGCACCGTCAGGGTGTCCGCAGGCAGCTGCCTGATAAGAACGGCTGAGGGAACACAGGGCTTGGACAGAACGAGTCCAGTATCAGACCTCTGAAGTCCCCAGGCGTATCAGGAGCCAGCCTTCTGCAGGCAGCATGCCAGGGATTGCACAAGGCAGTGTTTGGGTGGGGGTGGTGGCTCTGAGTCAGCgctctccagctccagctccaggcaggctgcccaggctgggccaggcaCTGCGGTGGgaaggggacagggctgtgctcacctgtcATTCAGTCTCTCCAGCAGGTAcgagcccagcccagagcctgtTCCACCAGCAATGGAGTGGCAAAGCACAAACCCctggaaggaagcagaaagcagGTGCTGAAGGTGAAGCTCGGCCCCAGAGCAGGCAGACAATGTGTCACACCCACTACCTCCAGCAGAGACCTGCCAGAcagggccagagctgggagcatgGATGCAGCAGAGACTGaccccagctctccagagcccagcagcagccacagctcctcaggCCACTCCTGACCACACAGTGGGAACTACATCTCTGCACACCCCGCAGAGTGCAACAGCTGCCCGGGAGCCCTCAGGATTGGAACAGCTCCAATGTCACCTCCAGTCCATCATAGGAAATGGAACTGCATGTTCTCAGCCCTTTCCTGGGTCCTTCACACCCCTCTCTCCTTCTAGAATGACTGAGGCCAAGCTTCCACTGCCTgaccccaggcagctcccacctgctcagctcccacaaCAGTCACTTCAATCTCCTGCCAGTTTGTTTTGGTGATGTTCTGCCTTCTCCTGTCACAGCCTGACATGAACACCTGTCTGCACACAGGATAGGGGTTCACATGGACAGTGTAAAGAAAAATGCCCCACAACCAAATGGTGAAAAAACTTCTGGGGCAGGCTGGCAGGTGGAGTGGGGAGGGACAGACCTCCTGTCCCTAGATCCTCTCTCTACATGTTCTGTGCTCAGTCCCAGAAGTTCACTGAGCAAGTCTGTGCCTACTTGGTGTGCTGAGCTCAACCTTACAAAGAGCAACCTAGCTGGGAAAACACCAGACAGGACCACCAGATCCAAACCCCTTGTTCACTTACTTCCAAACTGTCACTCCCATCAGCCTCTCTGTCTATTATGTCAAAAATATCTTCATGGATCTTTTCTCCCTGCAAGAGAGATCAGAACTGGTTTTGTTCCTCTTATACAGAACATGGAGAAGAGCTGCTCAAGCTTGGTGTGAAGTTGAGTCAGACTGGCAGTGTGGTCCTGTGCCCAGACtgccacagggcacagggacacagtcCCAGGGACATCAATCCCTGCCAGTGACAAGGTGCTCTTCAGAAACTGGGACTGGGCTGATATGAGGGAGCCAGGACAAAGCCCCAGGGCTGAAGAGCTGCCCTGTGTCTCACCCAGCAGCACTAGAGCTGGTACCTGTGAGAAGCCACTGGCCCAGTTGTTCCCAGCTCCCCCTCCGTGCTCAGACAGGTAGATGTTTTCTGGGTTGTAAAGGTTGGCGTAAGGGGAGTTGAGGATGGAGTGGATGACACGGGGCTCCAggtccagcagcacagcccgggGGATGTAGTGTTCATCATCTGCCTACAATGGGAGCAAGAGGATCttgatgctgctgcagctcgGTGCCACTTCCACTGCGAGGGTGAGAGCTACCCCCTGGCAGCAGGTGAACCCCACATGGCAGGGCCTGGTGAGAagaagcagggaaggagagaggctGGTCCTGTGCAGCCTATCCTCaatgcagcatctctgtgccctAGAACACTTCCAGCGCAGGAGGGGGAGACTCTTCGTGCTTACATAAGACACTATCTATGGCAGCCACAGCCTCGTGCCTCTGCTCCGCCTCCACAGCGCTCCACTAACAGACCGGGAGCGCAGGCGGGAGCCCGGAGCGGGCTATAAACAGGAGTCTGGGCTGAGCCGCCGCTCCCACTTGCACGGTCAGCGCCCGCCCAGCCGTCTCTGTGCCCGCAGGGGATGTGGAGCGGGCTGAACGGGCACAGACAGCCCAGCTGAACCCGCCCAGGCACGGAGCCCCGCGGGGACCAGGGCAGCGCACTTAGCGCTGTGTGCCCGCTCCACGCCCCGGGGCCGCCGGTACCTGGTAAAAGAAGACATCCTTGCGGTCGGTGCCCTCGGTGGCGAACTCTTCCACGATGCCCTCGGGGCTGATGCCGTGCTCGGCgcagagctgcttccagaaCTCGAACCCGACTGCGGGGAGGCGCGGTCAGGCGGGCCGGGCagcgggaccgggaccgggaccggggaGGGGCCCGGAGCGCCCCGGTCCGCAGGCCCCGCCCCATTCGCTTGAAGTCCCGCCCCGTCCAGCCAGGCCCCGCTAACTGCCCCCCCCGCCTCACAGCATCCCGACCCCGCCCGGTGCGCGCTCCCCCAACCCCCGCCACGGCCGCGGCGCGCTCACTCTGGTTGCCGCActggcccagctgcagggtgaTGATCTCCCGCGGCATCGCGGCCGaggctccgctccgctccgcgccccgcccgcctcCGGTACCGCCGCGGCTCCCGCCGGCGCCAACGGCACTGCGCGTGCGCACTGCTCACTTCCGGGGCAGCCCCGCGCACCTCCGCCCGTGGCGGCGCCCTGGCAACGCGCGTGCGCCTCGGCGGCAGGTGCAGGCTGCGCCTGCGCCAAGATGGCGGCGCACAGGGTGGAGTTGCAGTCGGTGCAAGGGGGCCGCCATGGCTGCGGCCGGCGCGCGCGCGCGGCGGCCGGGCGGATGTTGACGCCGTGAGGGAGtgatggcggcggcggcggcagcggcggcggggcccggtCCCGGCGAGCGGCAACGGCGGGTGCAGGCGCTGAGCGCGGCACTGCGCTGCCGCCTCGGGCCCTACGAGCCACTGCTGGGCGCCGTGCAGGCCGCGCTGGTGTGGGAGCGGCCCTGCCGCAGCGCGCTGTGCTGGGTGGCGGTACACGGCCTGTTCTGGTAAGCGGCGGGGctggcaccggcaccggcaccggcacggGGCCGCGCAGGGCGGGCGGCgcagccccgcacagccccgaTCGTGGGGCTGcgagggatttgggggagctGCCCCGGGGAGGAACGGTCCGTAAGGGGCCGCGGGTTTGCTCCGTACCCGTTCCGGACAGGAGGGACTTGGAAGCGCTGGGTCTGCTGCAACCCCGTCCCCGTCCGTGTGCCCTCCTTGTACCTGAGAGCATCAAACTAGCCGGGAAAACTCAACCTGCTCTGTGGCAGTGGAGGGAGGGCAACTTGCCTGGCACAGGAGcttcacagcagagcagaattgACACGAGCAAACCAGGGTCACCCTGCGTGGTGACTGATAGCAGGTGCTGAGTTTTCCCCCTAAGTGACTGGTTTTAGGTTGGTTTGTGTTTCCCCTTTGTGTCTCACAAAGATCTGGTCAATACCGACTCATTGGTTTCTTCCCCACAGGTTCTTTGCTCTGACTTCCCTTCGTTTGCTGTTCCTGGTTGCATTAAGCCTCATAGTAGTAGTGTGTCTAGACCAGTGGAAGCACAAAATCTGGCCAGAAATTGGTGGTAAGTTACATTTTGAGCTCATAGCAGCAAATCAAGCCCTGTTTCCAGCCCCACAAGTACAGGCTCTGCGTTGCCTGCAGTTACATTGTTAAAACCTGGGCCTTTTGCTTTAAGCAGAGAGGAAGTACTGAAGCAAGAGTACTGCAACATGCTCTTTCTGGAGCTGGAATATTCTAACTTGTGTAAACACAAGTTCTTTTTGTGCTTGTGACACTGGTATTTGTCTTGTAATCCTGAACCACAGGGTGTACGTGACCTAGTGCAGGTTTGAGACAGTGATTCACTTTCTGAGCATTCAGTACCAGAATGAGAAACTGAAGCATATGTGGAACTCGTCTGGATTCCTTTTCAGAATCCATAATAATCCAGTTTAGGATGAAGACAAGTCCCAGCCTTGCTGTTGATCAGAGATTTCTTTGGGAGAAGAGGAATCTGAACGGCTGTAATGAAGTTAGTTTTCAGCTTTCAGTAACCAAAGCAGTTGTATCCCTCCTTTGTGACATTAATACACTGATGAACACCCTCATTCCAAGCAGCTTGGGGTCCCTTGGCTTTGCATGGACAGGTTAGTTTGGAGGAGAGTGAGTGAGGGTCTGCAtgttcccagggctggttcCCTGACTAACCAGCAAGTTCAGCTCCCAGCTTTCTGCTTCAATCCATGTTCTCTGTAGTTCCTGGGAAGACATTAAAGCTTTCCTTGGTTTCAAAGCTTGGCTCAGGCTCGTTCTTAGGAGAGAGTCTGTCCAGCTCCCTCATCACTCTGATTTGATCTCTCAGGGTGGCTGGTACATCCCTTTAGAGTCCCAGCCTGGGTGGGAAAGTACCAAAAGACTTAAATCCCTGATTCCTCCAGTCTGCAGGCTgttcctcctccccagctggtGTGTGCAGGGAGTGGGGGAGAGGGAAGTGGGCAGCCTCTAGTGTCAACAAACACCGAGGAGCAACAGAGAGACTCTTGCAGTCCTGTACTGTCACACGTACACACTCAGGATTTGTTATGGAGTGATGCATCTCCATCCTGTAATTACAGTTAATGTCTTTTCCAGGTGTTCCCCAGCTCATTAAAGCTTTACTTAAATCCCAAGAGCTAAGCATTCCCATGGCAAATTCCTTGCAACTAATGTAGTGTCTGTTCTTAATATTTTAGTGGCAAGACCTGATGAATTAGACAATGAGAGGTAGGAAACTAATTGACTCCTCTGCTGTGATACTTTGTTGTGATACTGCATTGTTACCTGCACATGCTTGGGATGTTGGCTCCTTTgggtgaggaggagggggaagagggaggagggagctgggagctgctcaaTGGAAGGCAGATGGAGACCCAGATGCAGTCAGGTGGTCTTGAGAAGTTTTTGACTTGCCAAAACCATTTATTATGCTTTGCCTCCATAACCTCCAAATATGCTTACTTGGTTCCCTGTACCCTGAAGTTGGAGGTGCTGCTTTAGGAGCAATTCCTCTTGTATGGGTCTCTAGTagcaggaaaacagcatttctaaTTTCTATGGGAATTAATGAAGTCTTCTGAGACTTGATAGGGAATATTTAACAGGCTTGTTCCAGCAGTTGTTTCTGCATAGTTATGATCTGACTGCAGCATTAATAATGGGTTGGGAAATGCTGAGGTGTTGCCTCACTGCTCACACCTGCCTCTCTGGGCACAccttcctgctgccactgccaggctgtgctggatgtCAGTTCCTGATTAAATCACCTGAGCTGGTGCCAAAGGACAATGTCTTTATTCATTTTTTGTAAGAGGCCCAAGCACAAAAGGAATTGCTCTTTCTAACCTTCAGGTACTCGTGACTAGCAGTTAAGCAGTACTAACAAAACTGACCAATTCAAGACCTCCAGAATAACTGAGTATGTGAAGTGAGGTGCAAGGCTGCTTCTAGACCTCATGCTGAACACTTGGAGGCTGCAGTTGACCagataaacacagaaaaagtaaaTGGATTCACTTGATTTGCCTCTGCACTGTGCACTCCCTCCAGCAGCATGGAAATTGGTCTAGGCCATTGACTGAAatccctgctcctcagctgctgtgggagcactAGGATGCTGCTAGAAGGGCTGTAGATGAACTGCTttgggctgggcactgcttgGAGGGCAAGTGACCCTCATTTCtagagctctgtgctgggcgGGAACAGAAGCATTGAGACAAGCATTTATAACAAGGGTCTTCAACCCTGACACTGATGCAGCAATATCTGTTCCCAAATTCTGCCTTCACTGCAGCTGGGGATATGTCCACCCTCGGCTGCTCGGAGTGCCAGAGCTCTGTCATCATTTGGCTGAAGGATGGGTGACTGGGACCAACTTCTTAAGTAATCTCTTCATTTTCAAGAGGCAAAGTCCTGGCAAGGTGAGAATGTAGAGTCTTCAGAAATAACCTGTTTGGTGTGGAGCCTCTGCTGACCACAAGGATCCTCCTATGCTGGCATCCAGCACTGGCTGAACATGTTCCTGGATGGGAGGTTGCCACAGGAGGTCTCCCACAAAACTGTCTATTAGGTGGTGGGAAAGAATGGAAAGCACAGGCAGAATAATTGGGTtgtggaggagggaggagaaagTGAATGTCAGTGTGTGGATTGCACCACTGAAATGAAAGTGTggctgctccttctgcaggtTTCTGGCTTTTCAAGTGTCTGTCAAACTTGTCTCTTCACTGGGTTTTAACAGTTTGAGAAAAGTGTGTcaagctttttcttccttctttttatgAGTTTATGAAAAGAGAAACCTGTAGCACAGTGATACTATTCTTGTCCTCTTCACCTTGAAGAGCTCTATAGTTTAGCCTCTTCCTTGCTGTTGGTGTCCCTGCTTTGGGAATTGCCTCTTGCCCTGAGACAGGAGGCTTCAGCTGCCTGTGGCTCTGAGGGCAGATACCCCTGTGTCTGTGCTCATGATGCAGCAGGTGGTTGGACACTGTGAAGGCTTCACCCTGTTTAGAACAATGACTTGACCCAGAATTTGCAGAGGCTGACATGGTTAAGGAGGGAACCTACTGCTTAACCTTGAAAACTCACTGTCTCTCATGTCTTCAGTTTTGCCTTCTAGTGTGTGGAGTGTTCACGTTCCTGGCTGTCCTGGGCCGGTATATCCCTGGTCTCTTGCTCTCATATTTGCTGTGTAAGTAAATCTCTGTGCCAATACAGACTTACACGTGAAAAGAGATGAGTGGGTGCTGAATGTGTGAAGAATGGGGCTCAAAAGAAAAGCTTGTGTGAATGGCTTTAAAATTTGAAACAACACATTCTGCCAGGAATGTGGTGGTTCTTGACCAGGACTCAAAGTCTGGTCTGGAGAGAACATGTCTGAGTGCTTAGTAACTACAGAGCTGAGCA belongs to Oenanthe melanoleuca isolate GR-GAL-2019-014 chromosome 27, OMel1.0, whole genome shotgun sequence and includes:
- the TUBG1 gene encoding tubulin gamma-1 chain: MPREIITLQLGQCGNQIGFEFWKQLCAEHGISPEGIVEEFATEGTDRKDVFFYQADDEHYIPRAVLLDLEPRVIHSILNSPYANLYNPENIYLSEHGGGAGNNWASGFSQGEKIHEDIFDIIDREADGSDSLEGFVLCHSIAGGTGSGLGSYLLERLNDRYPKKLVETYSVFPNQDEMSDVVVQPYNSLLTLKRLTQNADCVVVLDNTALNRIATDRLHIQNPSFSQINQLVSTIMSASTTTLRYPGYMNNDLIGLIASLIPTPRLHFLMTGYTPLTTDQSVASVRKTTVLDVMRRLLQPKNVMVSTGRDRQTNHCYIAILNIIQGEVDPTQVHKSLQRIRERKLANFIPWGPASIQVALSRKSPYLPSAHRVSGLMMANHTNISSLFERTCRQYDKLRKREAFLEQFRKEDIFKDNFDELDNSREIVQQLIDEYHAATRPDYISWGTQEQ